Proteins found in one Oryza glaberrima chromosome 4, OglaRS2, whole genome shotgun sequence genomic segment:
- the LOC127771381 gene encoding uncharacterized protein LOC127771381 produces MQWYCRNLFELWWYLDTCKLYKPKSSRRLAPPHSPPRSMAPLFHMEALLPSSISPKLNSILHSHIYPQVGHVFRALAKFKSLLLDVVRKKRAPTRGGGGKKYAIGYRSRPEKSKKRIASFMKLLRFNWAAAAAVTPARAKDLELHYHPYYYDYDDSTWNVVVPADGAAEELRGGGGDDGEDCGYLCWLEEETSADALPAAGEGEDGGNGNGDGDGNGAVNEIDRLAERFIARCHAKFLLEKQESYRRYQEMMARSM; encoded by the coding sequence ATGCAATGGTATTGTCGCAATTTATTTGAACTATGGTGGTATTTGGATACATGTAAGCTTTATAAGCCCAAGAGCTCACGCCGTCTAGCTCCACCGCATTCACCACCCCGATCCATGGCTCCATTGTTTCACATGGAAGCTCTGCTTCCGAGCTCGATCTCTCCCAAGCTCAATTCCATTCTCCACTCCCACATCTACCCGCAGGTCGGCCATGTCTTCCGTGCCCTCGCCAAGTTCAAGTCGCTGCTCCTCGACGTCGTCCGCAAGAAGAGGGCGCcgacgagaggcggcggcggcaagaagtACGCCATCGGCTACCGCTCGAGACCGGAGAAGAGCAAGAAGAGGATCGCCAGCTTCATGAAGCTGCTGCGCTTCAactgggccgccgccgccgccgtcacgccgGCTCGCGCCAAGGATCTCGAGCTGCACTACCACCCGTACTACTACGACTACGACGACTCGACGTGGAACGTGGTGGTTCcggccgacggcgcggcggaggagctgcgcggcggcggcggcgacgacggggaggaCTGCGGGTACCTGTgctggctggaggaggagacgtCGGCCGATGCATTGCCGGCtgccggagaaggagaagacggcggcaacggcaacggcgacggcgacggcaatggTGCGGTGAACGAGATCGACAGGCTCGCGGAGAGGTTCATCGCGAGGTGCCATGCCAAGTTCTTGCTGGAGAAGCAGGAGTCGTACCGGAGGTACCAGGAGATGATGGCCAGGAGCATGTGA
- the LOC127770731 gene encoding zinc finger CCCH domain-containing protein 31 produces MEGAGAARKRSRPDTANGGAAGGKRSRETESFQTGLSSKSKPCTKFFSTIGCPFGEGCHFSHFVPGGYQAVAKTLNLGNPAVPAPARAPMDHAAGGNSHPASSGKTRMCTKYNTAEGCKFGDKCHFAHGERELGKPAYMSHESAMAPPMGGRYGGRPEPPPPAAMGPPAGNFGASATAKISVDASLAGGIIGKGGVNTKQICRVTGVKLSIRDHESDPNLKNIELEGNFDQIKQASNMVGELIATISASTPAKKPAGSAAGAAPAGRGGPGGRSNYKTKLCENFVKGTCTFGDRCHFAHGENEQRKGAA; encoded by the exons ATGGAgggagccggcgccgcccgcaaGAGATCCCGGCCGGACACGGCCAAcggaggcgccgccggaggGAAGCGCTCGAGAG AAACGGAGTCATTTCAAACTGGTCTATCAAGCAAATCGAAGCCTTGCACCAAGTTTTTCAG CACTATCGGATGCCCTTTTGGCGAGGGTTGTCATTTCTCGCACTTTGTCCCTGGTGGGTATCAAGCAGTAGCAAAAACACTCAATCTAGGCAACCCAGCTGTGCCTGCACCGGCAAGAGCTCCTATGGATCATGCTGCTGGTGGTAATTCTCATCCAGCTTCTTCTGGCAAGACACGCATGTGCACCAAGTATAACACTGCAGAAGGCTGCAAATTTGGTGACAAGTGCCATTTCGCCCATGGTGAGAGGGAACTTGGCAAGCCAGCTTACATGTCCCATGAGAGTGCCATGGCTCCTCCTATGGGTGGTCGATATGGAGGCCGACCTGAACCACCTCCACCAGCCGCTATGGGTCCTCCAGCAGGAAACTTTGGTGCATCTGCTACTGCCAAGATCAGCGTTGATGCCTCGCTTGCTGGTGGCATAATTGGGAAGGGTGGAGTCAACACGAAGCAGATATGCCGAGTAACTGGGGTCAAGCTCTCAATACGTGACCATGAATCAGATCCAAACCTGAAGAACATTGAGCTCGAAGGCAATTTCGACCAGATAAAGCAGGCAAGCAACATGGTGGGTGAGCTCATTGCAACAATCAGCGCGAGCACACCAGCCAAGAAACCTGCTGGttcagcagcaggagcagcaccAGCAGGCCGAGGTGGCCCCGGGGGCAGGAGCAACTACAAGACCAAGCTGTGCGAGAACTTCGTGAAGGGAACCTGCACGTTCGGCGACCGATGCCACTTCGCTCATGGCGAGAACGAGCAGCGGAAGGGCGCTGCTTGA
- the LOC127770730 gene encoding probable plastid-lipid-associated protein 13, chloroplastic has product MAAAAAAALITAASTPFPLVSFRSRRDGHLSLSPPRRPGAGRCRASAPTFQGGPAASYAREMERLSAKESLLLAFRDAGGFESLVSGKTTGMQKIDVNERIVGLERLNPTPRPTTSPFLEGRWNFEWFGDSSPGALAARLLFERSPTTVAHFTGLDVLIKDGYSKISSNVKFLNTVQSKFLLTTQLSVEGPIRMKEEYVEGLIEIPRIREETLPDQLKGFFGQTAGALQQLPAPIRDAVSEGIKLPLNGMFQRLFMISYLDEEILIIRDASGAPDVLTRLEGPQPNSIDGTSDAVLSEYES; this is encoded by the exons atggccgccgccgccgccgcggcgctcatcaccgccgcctccactcctTTCCCGCTGGTCTCCTTCCGCAGCCGGCGGGATGGCCACCTGAGCCtttcgcctcctcgccgccccggCGCCGGGCGCTGCAGGGCCTCGGCGCCGACGTTCCAGGGGGGACCCGCCGCCAGCTACGCCCGCGAGATGGAGCGCCTCTCCGCCAAGGagtccctcctcctcgcc TTCAGAGATGCTGGAGGGTTTGAATCCTTGGTTAGTGGAAAGACTACAGGGATGCAGAAGATTGATGTCAATGAGCGGATTGTTGGGCTCGAGCGTCTAAACCCCACTCCACGGCCCACAAC ATCTCCCTTTCTGGAAGGTCGATGGAACTTTGAATGGTTTGGTGACAGCAGTCCTGGAGCACTTGCAGCCCGTCTTCTGTTTGA GAGGTCACCTACAACTGTTGCACACTTTACAGGACTTGATGTCCTGATCAAGGATGGATACTCCAAAATTTCTTCCAACGTGAAGTTCTTAAATACG GTGCAAAGCAAGTTCCTGCTGACTACTCAGTTGTCTGTGGAGGGTCCTATTAGGATGAAAGAGGAATATGTCGAGGGCCTAATAGAGATCCCTAGGATCAGAGAAGAAACACTGCCTGATCAACTAAAGGGTTTCTTTGGACAAACTGCAGGTGCTCTGCAACAACTCCCTGCCCCCATAAGGGACGCTGTTTCAGAGGGGATTAAATTGCCACTTA ATGGGATGTTCCAGCGCCTATTCATGATTTCTTACTTGGATGAGGAAATACTG ATTATCAGAGATGCATCTGGAGCACCTGATGTCCTAACAAGATTGGAAGGGCCACAGCCAAATTCAATTGATGGCACATCAGACGCAGTGCTGTCAGAATATGAAAGCTAG
- the LOC127770733 gene encoding VQ motif-containing protein 17-like produces the protein MKHHAMKSQSRASSSSATHKLSHAIAKAPPRKIKIVHVLAPEVIKTDARHFRDLVQRLTGKPAADGPAAASSQPDPCDTAGDEGGFVADGAGAAAAAAAATIKAEIKVEEAVAEAEAEASGGLLHALGEDDRNDMFLQWLQSGSCIDMDAVGFS, from the coding sequence ATGAAGCACCACGCCATGAAGTCCCAGTCCcgcgcctcgtcgtcgtcggcgacgcaCAAGCTCTCCCACGCCATCGCGAAGGCGCCGCCGAggaagatcaagatcgtgcacgTCCTGGCGCCGGAGGTCATCAAGACGGACGCGAGGCACTTCCGCGACCTCGTCCAGCGGCTCACCGGGAAGCCGGCCGCCGACGggcccgccgcggcgtcgtcgcagCCGGACCCGTGCGACACCGCTGGCGACGAGGGTGGCTTtgtcgccgacggcgccggtgcggcggcggcggcggcggcggcgacgatcaaGGCGGAAATAAAGGTGGAGGAGgccgtggcggaggcggaggcggaggcgtcggGAGGATTACTGCACGCGCTCGGGGAAGACGACAGGAACGACATGTTCTTACAGTGGCTACAGAGTGGCTCTTGCATCGACATGGATGCTGTTGGTTTCTCATGA
- the LOC127769314 gene encoding indole-3-acetate O-methyltransferase 1-like, with the protein MQEQQQDFKNVFCMEGGQGESSYINNSQSQSRNLKMMLYALEETLDKIQLPRHRPGNKPLLTAADLGCSCGQNTLLIADVIVDHMTDKSFGSKDDDGLEFCFYFSDLPSNDFNTLFHLLPQQAAAAGRDGRQSRRYFAAAVPGSFHDRLFPERSINVFTSTFSLHWLSQVPKRVADKQSPAYNKGKVFVHGASEETGTAYQRQFRFDMMRFLHCRAAEMKPGGAIFIVSLGRLSSTRGPTEQGYIYEVYCSMFEDSLHDLIEEEMVDGEKMDNFNVPLYAATVEEFKEAVDADGSFKINQLELVMGSPPVVDDPANRGVVGRMVANYMRALFGPLVNTHIGGAMADELFIRMQRRAEIRAEELVDEMCFAHILC; encoded by the exons ATgcaagagcagcagcaggacTTCAAGAACGTCTTCTGTATGGAGGGTGGCCAGGGCGAGTCCAGTTACATCAACAACAGCCAATCTCAG TCCCGAAACCTGAAAATGATGCTGTACGCCCTTGAGGAGACACTGGACAAGATCCAGCTCCCTCGTCACCGTCCGGGGAACAAGCCGCTACTGACGGCCGCCGACCTGGGATGCTCATGCGGCCAAAATACTCTCCTGATCGCGGACGTGATCGTCGACCACATGACCGACAAATCCTTCGGCAGcaaggacgacgacggcctGGAATTCTGCTTCTACTTTTCCGACCTCCCGAGCAACGACTTCAACACCCTATTTCACCTCCTCCCACAGCAAGCTGCTGCCGCGGGCAGAGATGGGCGGCAGAGCCGGCGctacttcgccgccgccgtacctGGCTCTTTCCATGATCGCCTGTTCCCCGAGCGATCCATCAACGTGTTCACCTCCACCTTCTCATTGCACTGGCTCTCACAG GTGCCGAAGAGAGTCGCCGACAAGCAATCGCCGGCATACAACAAAGGTAAAGTGTTCGTGCATGGTGCCTCTGAGGAGACGGGCACGGCATACCAGCGACAATTCCGGTTTGACATGATGCGCTTTCTACACTGTCGTGCCGCCGAGATGAAGCCTGGTGGTGCCATTTTCATTGTCAGCCTTGGCCGCCTATCATCCACCCGCGGCCCCACGGAGCAAGGCTACATCTATGAAGTGTATTGTAGCATGTTCGAGGACTCATTGCATGATCTCATCGAAGAGGAGATGGTCGATGGCGAGAAGATGGACAACTTTAACGTCCCCCTTTACGCTGCTACAGTAGAGGAGTTCAAGGAGGCTGTGGACGCCGACGGCTCGTTCAAGATCAACCAGTTGGAGCTCGTGATGGGAAGCCCTCCCGTCGTGGATGATCCCGCTAACCGCGGCGTGGTCGGGCGCATGGTAGCGAACTACATGCGTGCCCTCTTTGGGCCACTCGTCAACACACACATCGGCGGGGCGATGGCTGACGAGCTGTTCATCCGGATGCAGCGCCGCGCAGAAATACGTGCCGAGGAGCTTGTGGATGAAATGTGCTTCGCCCATATTCTATGCTAG